A single genomic interval of Chitinophaga sp. 180180018-3 harbors:
- a CDS encoding ATP-binding protein encodes MDARNVEYIQRVLQLTPMGIILYTFEGECFFVNSEWERISGLNVSQSLGNGWMSIIMEDDRQRAVSSIVNRRQEILRIRHSHLGIRHLKVQVRPCPGIDGQPFCLIGHIQDVTGEQLQGRTGGSERQTWLLLESQRLNNVGGWEYDLETTEIYMTPQTHHILEDDIPPGFRPVYKDLLFFCDERYAAALEACVERAIKEKIPYDYEFLHVTGKWLRLIGVPVTEDGRVVKLRGTLMDVSDKKQNELALIKAREELLLSKQLLDISQAISKTGGWELNPRTGEVFWTRQTYIIYGLPENYEPAIGTSLEFFEESDREYILNILDKTVREQTSFILELRTTTGKNEKKWVRIIGEPVVKEGEVVALRGAIMDITDKKEDELTLIRAKNIAEEAARVKTEFLSVMSHEIRTPLNGIIGLTALLEQNHTPQQEEYINNLAYSAEHLLQLVNDVLDLHKVESGNMKLSSAEINLFKLPEDIFSLFRPQAAAKGIALKSDVAGEVPLKVLGDPVRLSQILNNLVSNAIKYTESGEVMVAISLVAIENSQAVIHFSVKDTGIGIPEELHETVFETFTQGHKATTREYSGTGLGLSITQKLIELHNSTIAVKSSPGQGAEFYFNLTFNLPLQKAPVTPASRLSPVAGHEKRFAGMRVLLVEDNNINIIVARKQLQYFGIEPDCARDAQEALEMLRNKRYHLAMLDLHMPKMDGYELSEIVSKNYPDVHIVIFTADIMDDVRIRLAEMNIFDILHKPLLPAELLQTLQRVVQLRAIRLGVE; translated from the coding sequence ATGGACGCCAGGAATGTAGAATATATTCAGCGGGTGCTGCAATTGACCCCAATGGGCATTATTCTTTACACCTTTGAAGGAGAGTGCTTTTTCGTAAATAGCGAATGGGAGCGGATCTCGGGGCTCAATGTTAGCCAATCCCTGGGGAACGGATGGATGAGTATTATAATGGAAGATGACCGGCAGCGGGCTGTGTCATCCATTGTGAACCGTCGCCAGGAGATCCTGCGTATCCGCCATTCTCACCTTGGTATACGTCACCTGAAGGTGCAGGTACGACCTTGTCCGGGTATCGACGGGCAACCCTTTTGCCTCATTGGTCATATACAGGATGTCACCGGCGAACAGCTGCAGGGGCGTACCGGAGGCTCGGAGCGGCAAACCTGGTTGTTGCTCGAAAGCCAGCGGCTGAACAACGTTGGTGGTTGGGAATACGACCTGGAAACTACCGAAATATACATGACCCCGCAGACCCACCATATACTGGAAGATGATATTCCTCCCGGTTTCCGGCCGGTATATAAGGATCTTCTTTTTTTCTGTGATGAAAGATATGCCGCTGCCCTGGAAGCTTGTGTTGAAAGAGCCATAAAAGAAAAGATTCCTTACGATTATGAGTTTCTGCATGTAACCGGAAAATGGCTGCGCCTCATAGGCGTACCTGTAACGGAGGATGGCAGGGTAGTGAAGTTGAGAGGCACACTGATGGACGTGTCTGATAAAAAACAAAATGAGCTGGCACTGATAAAAGCCCGGGAAGAGTTGTTGCTGAGTAAGCAACTGCTCGATATCAGCCAGGCGATCAGTAAAACCGGTGGCTGGGAGCTGAACCCTCGAACGGGCGAAGTTTTCTGGACGAGGCAAACTTATATCATTTACGGGCTTCCGGAAAATTATGAGCCGGCGATAGGTACCAGCCTGGAGTTTTTTGAAGAAAGCGATCGCGAATATATATTGAACATATTGGATAAAACTGTACGGGAGCAGACTTCCTTTATCCTGGAACTGAGAACCACTACAGGAAAGAATGAAAAGAAATGGGTGCGTATCATCGGGGAACCCGTGGTGAAAGAAGGAGAGGTGGTAGCATTGCGGGGTGCTATCATGGATATTACAGATAAGAAAGAAGACGAGCTAACGTTGATCCGTGCAAAGAACATTGCGGAAGAAGCAGCCCGGGTGAAAACAGAATTTCTTTCTGTGATGAGTCACGAAATAAGAACGCCACTGAACGGTATCATTGGCCTGACAGCCTTGCTGGAACAGAATCATACGCCACAACAGGAAGAGTATATCAATAATCTGGCTTATTCTGCCGAACATCTGTTGCAACTTGTAAATGATGTATTGGATCTGCATAAGGTAGAAAGTGGCAACATGAAACTCTCCAGTGCCGAGATCAACCTGTTTAAATTGCCGGAAGATATATTCAGTTTGTTCCGTCCGCAGGCAGCGGCAAAGGGGATTGCGCTCAAAAGCGATGTGGCCGGTGAAGTGCCACTCAAAGTATTGGGCGATCCGGTACGTTTAAGTCAGATATTGAATAACCTCGTCAGCAACGCTATCAAATACACGGAATCGGGCGAAGTGATGGTGGCGATTTCTTTGGTGGCGATTGAAAACAGCCAGGCGGTGATCCATTTCTCCGTGAAGGATACTGGTATCGGCATTCCGGAAGAGTTGCATGAAACGGTATTCGAAACGTTCACACAAGGCCATAAAGCTACTACGAGAGAGTATTCCGGAACAGGATTGGGGCTTTCCATCACGCAAAAACTAATAGAGCTGCACAACAGCACCATCGCTGTGAAAAGCTCACCTGGTCAGGGCGCCGAATTTTATTTCAACCTTACTTTCAACCTGCCTTTACAGAAAGCACCGGTTACACCCGCCAGCCGTTTATCGCCTGTGGCCGGGCATGAAAAACGGTTTGCCGGTATGCGTGTATTGCTGGTGGAAGACAATAACATTAACATTATTGTAGCCAGAAAACAATTGCAGTATTTCGGTATAGAACCCGATTGCGCCCGGGATGCGCAGGAGGCGTTGGAAATGCTTAGAAATAAGCGCTATCACCTCGCCATGCTCGATCTGCATATGCCGAAAATGGATGGATATGAGCTGTCCGAGATCGTTAGCAAAAACTACCCCGATGTACATATCGTGATCTTTACCGCCGATATCATGGACGACGTGCGTATACGGCTGGCTGAGATGAACATCTTTGATATACTGCATAAACCGCTGTTGCCGGCGGAACTGCTGCAAACATTGCAGCGGGTGGTGCAGCTAAGGGCTATCCGGTTAGGCGTGGAGTAA
- a CDS encoding FMN-binding negative transcriptional regulator, which produces MFIPTINQMTDKAEIIAFMTRFSFATIVNNAAGVPVATHLPFQVTERDGQVVLTAHFAKANDQWQEIEKGRSLVIFNEPHAYVSPRHYENQLQVPTWNYVAVHAYGQATLITDPAAVMKVLEDTILTYEAGYLQQWSGLPDSFRQKMMNGLVAFEIVVDDLQAKKKLSQNKTVQEQKSIIRELSASEDTNAVVTAEYMQREIPRE; this is translated from the coding sequence ATGTTCATACCCACGATAAATCAAATGACCGACAAGGCCGAGATCATCGCTTTTATGACACGGTTCAGCTTTGCTACTATTGTCAATAACGCAGCCGGCGTACCGGTGGCCACACATCTGCCTTTTCAGGTAACTGAGCGGGACGGGCAGGTGGTGCTGACGGCTCATTTCGCCAAAGCAAATGATCAATGGCAGGAAATAGAAAAGGGCCGTAGCCTCGTTATCTTCAATGAGCCACACGCTTACGTTTCCCCGAGGCATTATGAGAACCAGTTACAGGTACCTACCTGGAACTATGTAGCGGTGCATGCTTACGGGCAGGCAACTCTTATTACAGATCCTGCTGCTGTGATGAAAGTACTGGAAGATACTATCCTGACTTATGAAGCAGGATATCTCCAGCAATGGAGCGGATTACCGGACAGCTTCCGGCAGAAGATGATGAATGGTCTTGTGGCCTTCGAAATAGTAGTAGATGATTTGCAGGCGAAGAAAAAACTCAGCCAGAACAAAACAGTACAGGAACAAAAAAGTATTATCCGCGAACTATCGGCCAGCGAAGATACTAACGCTGTTGTTACCGCTGAGTACATGCAACGGGAGATCCCACGAGAGTAG